In one window of Saprospiraceae bacterium DNA:
- a CDS encoding glycosyltransferase family 39 protein yields the protein MPQKLNSYFPLFLALLGLIFYVPLLGGVHLFDWDEINFAEISREMIVLNEYSSVHVDFKPFFEKPPLFFWIQSCSMHVFGINEFAARLPNAVCGIITLLVIFYIGKKVDSSRFGWLWALSYFGSLLPFLYFKSGIIDPWYNLFSFIGLFSLIAFHQKQLNPNLESFQWPKVYYLRIAGFATGLAILTKGPAVLLVLLSCLGLYGVLNKFKWSLSLKDFAIYVAISLGVPGIWFLMETIINGPAFVNAFVSYQVRLFSTPDAGHGGFPGYHFAILLLGVFPASIFCLKAFSYKDPGDYYHQSDIKKWMMLLLVVVLVLFSVVESKIVHYSSLAYFPITYLSAFALDKMIDQKLEWGRWLNAIFIFSGALFLLVVGTAPYFGNNIEMLKPYFMKDPFAMANLEAKVKWTLADYTPAMILLIILLWFSFSKKFFIL from the coding sequence ATGCCACAAAAGCTCAATAGTTATTTTCCATTATTTCTTGCACTGCTGGGATTGATATTTTACGTGCCTTTATTGGGAGGAGTGCATCTTTTTGACTGGGACGAGATCAACTTTGCCGAGATCAGCAGGGAAATGATTGTTTTGAATGAGTACAGCAGCGTCCATGTTGATTTCAAACCGTTTTTTGAAAAACCTCCCCTATTTTTCTGGATTCAGTCTTGCAGTATGCATGTATTTGGAATTAATGAATTTGCTGCCCGTTTGCCCAATGCGGTGTGTGGGATTATTACATTGCTTGTAATATTCTATATCGGAAAAAAAGTTGATTCTTCCAGATTCGGTTGGCTTTGGGCTTTATCTTATTTTGGCTCCTTACTTCCCTTCCTCTACTTTAAATCTGGGATTATCGATCCCTGGTATAATTTGTTTAGTTTCATTGGTTTGTTTTCTTTAATCGCTTTCCACCAGAAACAGTTAAATCCTAATCTGGAATCTTTTCAATGGCCAAAAGTTTATTATTTACGTATAGCTGGGTTTGCTACGGGATTGGCCATACTAACCAAAGGTCCTGCAGTTTTGCTTGTGTTATTGAGTTGCCTTGGGCTTTATGGAGTCCTAAACAAATTTAAATGGAGTTTAAGTCTGAAAGACTTCGCGATTTATGTCGCGATTTCATTGGGCGTTCCCGGAATATGGTTTTTGATGGAAACCATTATCAATGGACCTGCATTTGTAAATGCTTTTGTAAGTTATCAGGTACGGCTCTTTTCTACCCCGGATGCCGGGCATGGAGGATTTCCAGGATATCATTTTGCAATTCTACTCCTAGGTGTATTTCCTGCATCGATATTTTGTTTGAAGGCTTTTTCTTACAAAGACCCAGGCGATTATTATCACCAATCGGATATAAAAAAATGGATGATGCTTTTGTTGGTTGTCGTGCTCGTTTTGTTTTCTGTTGTTGAATCAAAAATTGTGCATTATTCATCTTTAGCATATTTTCCCATCACCTATTTATCTGCGTTTGCTTTAGATAAAATGATAGATCAAAAGCTTGAATGGGGCCGTTGGTTAAACGCTATTTTTATTTTTTCCGGCGCATTGTTTCTCCTTGTTGTGGGTACAGCACCCTATTTTGGCAATAACATTGAAATGCTCAAACCCTATTTTATGAAGGATCCTTTTGCTATGGCAAACCTCGAAGCCAAAGTAAAATGGACATTAGCAGATTATACTCCGGCGATGATCCTTTTAATCATATTGCTGTGGTTCTCCTTT
- a CDS encoding DUF547 domain-containing protein produces the protein MQNGHAQNSNHKLWNELLSKHVSETGWVNYRGFTFDSLKLNIYLNLLSKRPPQTNWKKEDKIAYWINAYNAFTIQLMIRNPGIQSIREIGGNFPFVNSTWDIKFITLGGIQFDLNEIEHGILRRKFKDPRIHMALVCASVSCPALLNQAFTALRLGEQLDLCAKKFLADTSRNIISLEQLRLSRIFEWYFRDFNGKKGIISFIQTYGPVKNLDPKIKIDYLDYDWSLNGNF, from the coding sequence ATGCAAAATGGTCATGCACAAAACTCCAATCATAAGCTGTGGAATGAATTGTTATCCAAACATGTCAGCGAAACCGGATGGGTAAACTACAGGGGATTTACATTCGACAGCCTGAAATTGAATATTTACTTGAATCTCCTCAGTAAGAGGCCACCACAAACGAATTGGAAAAAAGAGGATAAAATTGCTTACTGGATCAACGCCTACAATGCATTCACCATCCAATTGATGATTCGAAATCCAGGAATTCAAAGCATCAGGGAAATCGGCGGAAATTTTCCATTTGTAAATAGCACCTGGGATATAAAATTTATAACGCTGGGAGGTATTCAATTCGATCTCAATGAAATTGAACACGGTATTCTCCGAAGGAAATTCAAAGATCCAAGGATTCACATGGCCCTGGTTTGTGCATCTGTATCCTGCCCGGCTTTATTGAATCAAGCCTTTACAGCACTGCGGCTCGGAGAGCAACTGGATTTGTGTGCAAAAAAGTTTCTGGCTGATACATCACGGAATATTATTTCATTGGAACAACTTCGTTTATCGAGAATTTTTGAATGGTATTTTCGAGATTTTAATGGGAAAAAGGGGATTATCAGTTTTATTCAAACTTATGGTCCCGTTAAAAATCTCGATCCAAAAATAAAAATCGATTATTTGGATTACGACTGGTCCCTAAATGGAAATTTCTAA
- a CDS encoding SET domain-containing protein has translation MFSKSELIAELCYNTFVSLQPSPVHGIGVFAIIDIPQHCKNIFSTEQGDWHTLTMQEFQSLPPHARHLVETYCLFDENAYYVPANGFKQMDLSLFLNHSDQPNILSVNDGEYFMTLRDIAKGEELLIDYGTIVEGEE, from the coding sequence ATGTTCAGCAAATCAGAACTTATCGCAGAGCTTTGTTACAACACGTTTGTAAGTCTGCAGCCTTCACCGGTTCATGGAATAGGTGTTTTTGCAATCATTGATATACCCCAACATTGTAAAAATATTTTTTCGACAGAACAAGGCGATTGGCATACATTGACCATGCAGGAATTTCAATCGCTGCCTCCTCATGCCCGCCATCTGGTAGAAACCTATTGCCTTTTTGATGAAAATGCGTATTACGTACCCGCAAACGGTTTCAAACAAATGGACCTTTCTCTCTTCCTCAACCATAGCGATCAACCCAACATCCTATCCGTAAATGATGGAGAGTATTTTATGACATTGCGCGATATCGCAAAAGGAGAGGAACTGCTCATCGATTATGGGACGATTGTTGAAGGGGAAGAATAG
- a CDS encoding NifU family protein, protein MATKPVVNSMLLVYTEQTPNPESLKFVTNQLLYKGIADFKDQEFAGKWSELASKLYEKEYVQAVYISNNFVTITKKPEFEWQEIMIPAKEYLKALIEQGTSIVHEDFEVFQREQMDADVAREYSGKDSEIVQRIREMIQTYVKPAVEMDGGNIEFKNYKDGIVTVTMQGSCSGCPSSTVTLKAGIEGLLKRMVPEVQEVVAEAE, encoded by the coding sequence ATGGCTACCAAACCCGTTGTAAACAGTATGTTGCTGGTATATACCGAACAAACACCCAATCCGGAATCTCTAAAATTTGTTACCAATCAACTGCTCTATAAGGGCATTGCTGATTTCAAGGATCAGGAATTTGCAGGAAAGTGGTCTGAACTGGCATCCAAACTTTACGAAAAGGAATACGTTCAGGCAGTATATATCTCCAACAATTTTGTAACGATAACCAAAAAGCCTGAATTCGAATGGCAGGAAATCATGATACCTGCCAAGGAATATCTGAAAGCTTTAATTGAGCAAGGCACCTCTATTGTTCATGAAGATTTTGAAGTCTTTCAAAGAGAACAAATGGATGCCGACGTTGCCAGAGAGTACAGCGGCAAAGACAGCGAAATTGTGCAGCGCATCCGGGAAATGATCCAAACCTATGTCAAACCCGCGGTCGAAATGGATGGAGGAAATATTGAATTCAAAAATTACAAAGACGGTATTGTAACGGTCACCATGCAGGGCTCCTGCAGTGGTTGTCCGTCATCTACCGTAACTTTAAAAGCCGGCATTGAGGGCTTGTTGAAAAGAATGGTTCCGGAAGTGCAGGAGGTAGTTGCGGAAGCGGAGTAG
- the xth gene encoding exodeoxyribonuclease III: MKKIISLNTNGLRSAITKGFREWLLANNFDFVCIQETKMDASHADPDLFKAEGYHAYWHCAEKKGYSGVLILAKEPASQVTIGFDLPLYDREGRMILLEYPNFSLCNCYFPSGSSGEDRHAFKMQFLHDVYPYFEKLVQSKRKLIVVGDYNIVHQDMDIHNPERKDNPSGFRTDERAWLHKWFTHLFKDSFRLIYPDKIEFSWWSFRAGSYGKNKGWRIDYHSVTENLASQVLDYKHHRDIRFSDHCPIEACYEI; this comes from the coding sequence ATGAAAAAAATCATCAGTTTAAATACAAACGGACTTCGCTCAGCGATAACCAAAGGTTTCAGGGAGTGGTTGCTAGCAAACAATTTCGATTTTGTTTGTATCCAGGAAACTAAAATGGATGCTTCCCATGCAGATCCGGATCTGTTTAAAGCAGAAGGATACCATGCCTACTGGCATTGTGCTGAAAAAAAGGGGTATAGTGGAGTGTTGATTCTTGCCAAAGAACCAGCAAGCCAGGTAACGATTGGATTTGATCTTCCCCTTTATGACCGCGAAGGAAGAATGATTTTATTGGAGTATCCAAATTTTTCATTGTGCAATTGTTACTTTCCCTCGGGTTCATCAGGGGAAGACCGTCATGCTTTTAAAATGCAATTTCTTCATGACGTCTATCCCTATTTTGAAAAGCTGGTTCAATCTAAACGCAAGTTGATCGTAGTGGGTGATTACAATATCGTCCATCAGGATATGGATATCCACAATCCGGAACGGAAAGACAATCCAAGTGGATTCAGAACGGATGAAAGGGCCTGGCTTCACAAGTGGTTTACCCATTTATTTAAAGACAGTTTCAGATTGATCTACCCTGATAAAATCGAATTCAGCTGGTGGAGTTTTCGCGCGGGTTCTTATGGCAAGAATAAAGGTTGGAGGATTGATTATCACTCCGTTACCGAAAACCTGGCCTCTCAGGTTTTAGATTACAAACATCACCGGGATATACGATTTTCAGATCACTGCCCTATAGAAGCTTGTTACGAAATTTAG
- the nadC gene encoding carboxylating nicotinate-nucleotide diphosphorylase: MQLFDLEKYINQAIEEDIRNGDITSLACIPERHHSKGILKVKEDGILAGVEAAFQIFKVVDPDLNMTRMKQDGHVVHYGDIAFVVEGNTRSLLKSERLVLNLMQRMSGIASLSNRFHAEVEDLPVVLLDTRKTTPLNRYFEKWAVRLGGCQNYRFGLYDRFMIKDNHIEACGNIRTAIHKVNEYAKENALEALGITIEVKNLVELEEVLNIGMVDQIMMDNFALELLREGVEMVNKQFKTEASGSVSLESVRKIALTGVDFISIGALTHSAGSLDLSLKIQG, encoded by the coding sequence ATGCAGCTATTTGATCTCGAAAAATATATCAACCAGGCGATTGAGGAAGATATCCGCAATGGAGATATCACCTCGCTGGCCTGTATTCCGGAACGCCATCATTCCAAAGGGATATTGAAGGTCAAGGAAGATGGTATTCTTGCCGGAGTGGAAGCCGCATTTCAAATTTTTAAGGTTGTGGATCCGGATTTGAATATGACCAGGATGAAACAGGATGGTCATGTTGTTCATTATGGTGATATCGCCTTTGTAGTGGAAGGAAACACAAGATCACTATTAAAAAGCGAACGACTGGTTTTGAATCTGATGCAAAGAATGAGCGGTATTGCAAGCCTTTCAAACAGATTTCATGCTGAAGTTGAAGATTTGCCGGTTGTTTTACTGGACACGCGAAAAACCACGCCTTTAAACCGGTATTTTGAGAAGTGGGCTGTTCGGCTGGGGGGATGTCAAAATTATCGGTTTGGATTATACGATCGATTCATGATCAAAGACAATCACATAGAAGCTTGTGGAAATATAAGAACTGCAATTCATAAGGTAAACGAATACGCCAAAGAAAATGCACTGGAAGCTTTGGGAATAACCATTGAGGTGAAAAATTTAGTGGAGCTAGAAGAAGTATTAAACATTGGTATGGTTGACCAGATCATGATGGACAATTTCGCTTTGGAATTGTTGCGAGAAGGTGTTGAAATGGTTAATAAGCAATTTAAAACCGAAGCTTCCGGAAGTGTGAGTCTGGAATCCGTCAGAAAAATCGCACTCACCGGAGTTGATTTTATTTCTATTGGAGCCCTGACGCACAGCGCCGGAAGCCTCGACCTAAGTCTGAAGATACAAGGCTGA
- a CDS encoding PorT family protein: MKFSAAILFILISISSPAQEIHFNMMGGLSYSWLRANKNVIESKGSLFSYKAHIQCEYWFNDKYAFTAGIGFSIAQGGALEFKKGGDLLKGSDLSLPDYHNLPAGTRIDYKMNYLDFPFGLKLRTGSFKGYRFYVQAPEFSLSFRTKARAKIAADNLPYTVDEDIRGSIAGASMFYGINLGFEKTISDDLSLLAGIRFYQSFTDITNDTGIYTDGSKENSKGILSSVDFRIGITF, encoded by the coding sequence ATGAAATTTTCTGCAGCAATTCTATTCATTTTGATATCCATATCAAGCCCGGCTCAGGAAATCCATTTCAATATGATGGGTGGCTTGTCGTATAGTTGGTTGCGGGCAAACAAGAATGTCATTGAATCCAAAGGTTCATTGTTTTCCTACAAAGCCCATATCCAATGCGAATATTGGTTTAACGATAAATATGCGTTCACTGCCGGAATCGGATTTTCGATTGCCCAAGGAGGGGCCTTGGAATTTAAAAAAGGCGGGGATCTTTTGAAAGGATCAGACCTGAGTCTTCCCGATTATCACAATCTGCCAGCCGGAACGCGCATTGATTATAAAATGAATTATCTTGATTTTCCATTCGGATTGAAATTACGGACCGGTTCTTTTAAAGGTTACCGATTTTATGTGCAGGCCCCAGAATTCAGTTTATCGTTCAGAACCAAAGCCAGAGCAAAAATTGCTGCCGATAACTTGCCATATACAGTCGACGAAGATATCCGGGGATCTATTGCTGGTGCAAGTATGTTTTACGGAATTAATCTTGGATTTGAGAAAACGATTTCCGATGACTTATCCTTACTCGCCGGAATCCGGTTTTATCAATCTTTTACAGATATTACAAATGACACGGGAATTTATACAGATGGCAGCAAAGAGAATTCAAAAGGTATATTATCCAGTGTTGATTTCAGAATTGGCATTACTTTTTAA
- a CDS encoding isopenicillin N synthase family oxygenase has translation MSDRVIPLVDLDQFSSGDQTQKARFVAGLGKAFHEIGFVGVVNHGVPKPLVDGFYEASKKFFSLPLEVKLQYEIPGLAGQRGYTSFGKEHAKHSKVGDLKEFYQIGQVVEGDDPIKSEYPENVMVKETPEFTDLGNKLYKAFENSGAKLLEAIALHLGLDENYFTPKIHHGNSILRAIHYPPIIEEPASAIRSEQHEDINLITLLVGASSGGLQVLTKQGEWKDAIPGENEIVVNVGDMLQRLTNNYLVSTTHRVVNPPRELWHIPRLSIPFFLHPRSAMDLTCLDSCIKTGHEPDYHPITAGEYLNERLREIGLKK, from the coding sequence ATGTCAGACCGCGTCATTCCATTAGTCGATCTGGATCAATTCAGTTCAGGCGATCAGACTCAGAAAGCACGATTTGTCGCCGGACTCGGAAAAGCTTTTCACGAAATTGGTTTTGTGGGGGTAGTCAACCATGGAGTGCCCAAACCTCTGGTCGACGGTTTTTACGAAGCATCTAAAAAATTTTTTTCGCTGCCTCTCGAGGTAAAACTCCAATATGAAATTCCCGGTCTTGCCGGTCAAAGAGGTTATACTTCTTTTGGAAAAGAGCACGCAAAGCATTCCAAAGTCGGAGATTTAAAAGAATTCTACCAAATCGGCCAGGTGGTAGAGGGCGATGATCCTATTAAATCAGAATATCCCGAGAATGTGATGGTTAAGGAAACTCCTGAATTTACAGATCTTGGGAATAAACTTTACAAAGCCTTCGAAAACAGCGGTGCTAAACTACTGGAAGCCATCGCATTGCATCTTGGGCTCGATGAAAATTACTTTACTCCTAAAATACATCATGGCAATAGCATCCTGCGGGCAATCCACTATCCTCCCATTATTGAAGAGCCGGCCTCTGCTATCCGGTCGGAACAACACGAGGATATCAATCTGATCACTTTGCTGGTTGGCGCTTCCTCCGGAGGACTTCAGGTACTGACGAAACAGGGAGAATGGAAGGATGCTATTCCCGGAGAAAACGAAATAGTTGTAAACGTAGGAGATATGCTTCAAAGATTGACCAACAATTATTTGGTCTCGACGACACACCGGGTGGTAAATCCACCCCGGGAGCTGTGGCATATTCCAAGACTGTCGATTCCGTTTTTCCTGCATCCGAGGAGCGCCATGGACCTGACTTGCCTGGATTCTTGTATTAAAACAGGCCATGAACCGGATTACCACCCCATCACAGCCGGTGAATATTTGAACGAGAGACTCCGAGAAATCGGATTAAAAAAATAA
- a CDS encoding twin-arginine translocase TatA/TatE family subunit, with product MKLLLLGNLGTTEVIVILLIVLLMFGGKKIPELMRGLGTGIREFNKAKNNISNEIREGMRDADRKSIDSENN from the coding sequence ATGAAATTATTATTATTGGGAAACCTGGGGACAACAGAAGTCATTGTCATTCTGCTTATAGTGCTTTTGATGTTTGGTGGTAAAAAAATTCCAGAGTTAATGCGCGGTTTGGGAACGGGTATTAGAGAATTCAACAAAGCTAAAAACAACATCTCTAATGAAATTCGAGAGGGGATGAGAGATGCCGATCGCAAAAGCATTGATTCCGAGAACAACTAA
- a CDS encoding OmpH family outer membrane protein, translating to MKVTMLLCSMLMCFYAQQVSAQKVGHVNSVLLIDSLKEANQASIALKQYEQSLAKTGEEMIASFQQKLKQYQEESKKGNFTINQQKQKESELEVDQNAIVNYRESMRSSLDKKRQELVKPILEKINNALKEIGKEEQYQFIFDSSVGMLFFRESDDLFSKVFKKLEPQN from the coding sequence ATGAAAGTAACAATGCTTTTATGCAGTATGCTTATGTGCTTTTATGCACAGCAGGTATCTGCACAAAAAGTCGGGCATGTGAATTCAGTCCTCCTGATCGATTCGTTAAAGGAAGCCAACCAAGCTTCAATTGCTCTAAAGCAATACGAGCAATCTTTAGCCAAAACCGGCGAAGAAATGATAGCAAGTTTCCAGCAAAAGCTGAAACAATATCAGGAAGAATCCAAAAAGGGAAACTTTACCATCAATCAGCAGAAGCAAAAGGAATCGGAGTTGGAAGTTGACCAGAATGCCATCGTCAATTACAGAGAATCCATGCGAAGCAGTCTCGATAAAAAAAGACAGGAATTGGTTAAACCCATATTGGAGAAAATTAATAATGCCCTCAAGGAAATTGGCAAAGAGGAGCAATATCAGTTTATTTTTGACAGCTCAGTCGGAATGCTTTTTTTCAGAGAGAGTGACGACTTGTTCAGCAAAGTTTTCAAAAAACTGGAACCACAAAACTAA
- a CDS encoding AMP nucleosidase has product MKTKREIVENWLPRYTGTALEDFGQYILLVNFNLYVDLFAEWHQVPVLGRDRSMPNATANNITIINFGMGSPNAGTVVDLLTSIHPKALLFLGKCGGLKSRKNKVGDFILPIAAIRGEGTSNDYLPIEVPALPAFALQKAISTTIRQYEKDYWTGTVYTTNKRVWEHRLDFKKYLTRLRALAIDMETATIFIASFKNRIPAGALLLVSDMPMIPEGVKTEASDQLVTKHYLDLHLKIGIDSLKKLIENDTTVKHLRFED; this is encoded by the coding sequence ATGAAAACGAAAAGAGAAATTGTCGAAAATTGGTTACCCAGATACACGGGTACTGCATTGGAAGATTTTGGGCAGTATATTCTTTTGGTCAACTTTAATTTATATGTGGATCTTTTTGCCGAATGGCATCAGGTACCGGTGTTGGGCAGAGACCGGTCTATGCCGAATGCAACTGCAAACAACATTACGATCATTAATTTTGGAATGGGCAGTCCCAATGCCGGTACGGTAGTTGATTTGCTGACTTCAATTCATCCCAAGGCGCTTTTGTTTTTAGGAAAATGCGGAGGCCTCAAATCCAGGAAAAACAAAGTGGGTGATTTTATTTTGCCCATTGCAGCCATCAGGGGAGAAGGTACGTCAAACGACTACCTCCCGATTGAAGTTCCTGCATTGCCTGCATTTGCATTGCAAAAAGCCATATCCACAACGATCAGGCAATACGAGAAAGATTACTGGACCGGTACGGTTTATACCACCAATAAAAGAGTGTGGGAACATCGGCTGGATTTTAAAAAATATCTGACCCGTCTTCGTGCCCTGGCAATCGACATGGAAACAGCAACAATTTTTATAGCATCTTTTAAAAACAGAATTCCGGCAGGGGCTTTATTACTGGTATCAGATATGCCTATGATCCCGGAAGGTGTTAAAACCGAAGCCAGTGACCAATTGGTGACCAAACACTACCTGGATCTTCATTTGAAGATCGGAATAGATTCCCTGAAAAAACTCATCGAAAACGACACCACGGTCAAGCACCTCCGTTTTGAAGACTAA
- the carB gene encoding carbamoyl-phosphate synthase large subunit has protein sequence MPKDNSIRSVLIIGSGPIIIGQACEFDYSGTQAARSLREEGLEVSLINSNPATIMTDPVTADHIYLMPLTVESIVKILEERKIDAVLPTMGGQTALNLAIEADKQNVWQRFGVKMIGVDISAIELTENRELFRQHMINLGIGVAQSQIANSFLEGKEAAQKIGYPLVIRPSYTLGGSGGSFVLKADQFDESLRRGLDASPTHEVLVEKAVLGWKEFELELLRDQKDNVVIICTVENLDPMGIHTGDSITVAPAMTLSDTGFQRMRDTAIKMMRSLGNFSGGCNVQFAMNPDTEEIIAVEINPRVSRSSALASKATGYPIAKIAAKLAIGYTLDELQNQITGTTSAYFEPSLDYVIVKMPRWNFEKFHGADRRLGLQMKSVGEVMAIGRSFREALQKACQSLENDRHGLGADKKEWINTQDILERLEVVSDDRIFRIKDALRLGVPEKTVYKLTGIDPWFLKEIKMLVQMEDQLMKYNLPEDIPVNFFKELKKSGYSDAQIAWLMRVEEEDVTKQRLKLNIRRVYKLVDTCAAEFEAKTPYYYSSFDSENESVSHPKKKIIVLGSGPNRIGQGIEFDYCCVHGVMAIREEGLEAIMVNCNPETVSTDFDIADKLYFEPIYWEHLEEIIEHEKPEGIIVQLGGQTALKLAEKIHKKGIPIIGTDYNNMDIAEDRGRFSDLLKEMGIPYPKYGVATDADEALGVARNIGYPVLVRPSYVLGGQRMRIVINDEELERHVLSIFKHMPDNKVLIDQFLERAKEAEIDAICDGEDVHIMGIMEHIEPAGIHSGDSSAVLPPYSLSEASVQTMIEYAKAIAFRLNIRGLINIQFAIKGDQVFVIEANPRASRTTPFIAKAYQVPYLNMATKIMMGYKKLSDFQIVHKLQGYAIKVPVFSFNKFPGVDISLGPEMKSTGEAIHFIKDLYDPYFREIDAKRYMYLTR, from the coding sequence ATGCCAAAAGACAACTCGATCCGGTCTGTTTTGATCATAGGAAGCGGGCCCATCATTATAGGACAAGCTTGTGAATTTGATTATTCTGGAACACAGGCAGCAAGGTCTTTAAGGGAAGAAGGGCTTGAAGTCAGTCTGATCAACTCTAATCCAGCTACCATTATGACTGACCCTGTAACAGCAGACCATATTTACCTGATGCCTCTTACAGTCGAAAGCATCGTTAAAATACTTGAAGAAAGGAAGATCGATGCAGTATTGCCTACCATGGGGGGGCAAACTGCCTTGAATCTGGCCATTGAAGCTGACAAACAAAATGTTTGGCAACGATTCGGAGTTAAAATGATCGGTGTCGATATCTCTGCAATTGAACTTACAGAAAACAGGGAACTCTTCAGACAACACATGATCAATTTGGGAATTGGTGTGGCACAATCTCAAATAGCCAACTCCTTTCTCGAGGGTAAAGAAGCAGCACAAAAGATAGGTTATCCTTTGGTTATAAGACCATCTTATACCTTAGGTGGTTCAGGTGGAAGTTTCGTGCTTAAAGCAGACCAATTTGACGAATCCCTGAGAAGAGGTTTGGATGCTTCGCCAACACACGAAGTGTTGGTTGAGAAAGCAGTATTGGGATGGAAAGAATTTGAGCTGGAGTTGCTCAGGGATCAAAAAGACAATGTAGTCATCATCTGCACGGTAGAAAATCTCGATCCCATGGGAATCCATACCGGCGACAGCATCACAGTAGCCCCAGCCATGACCTTATCCGATACGGGATTTCAGAGAATGCGGGATACTGCCATTAAAATGATGCGATCTCTTGGAAATTTTTCAGGAGGATGCAATGTGCAATTTGCCATGAATCCGGATACCGAAGAGATCATCGCTGTGGAAATTAATCCACGGGTATCCAGATCTTCTGCCTTGGCGAGCAAAGCCACCGGATATCCGATCGCAAAAATTGCCGCAAAACTTGCCATTGGTTATACACTTGATGAATTGCAGAATCAAATCACCGGAACAACCTCTGCTTATTTTGAACCTTCGTTGGATTATGTGATCGTCAAAATGCCCAGATGGAATTTTGAAAAATTTCATGGAGCAGATCGCCGGCTTGGCTTGCAGATGAAATCTGTAGGAGAGGTCATGGCTATTGGACGGAGCTTCCGGGAAGCCCTTCAAAAAGCCTGTCAGTCATTGGAGAATGACCGTCACGGATTGGGAGCCGACAAAAAAGAATGGATCAATACGCAAGATATTCTAGAGCGGCTTGAAGTCGTAAGCGATGATCGCATCTTTAGAATTAAAGATGCGTTGCGACTTGGGGTTCCTGAAAAGACTGTTTACAAACTCACCGGAATTGATCCCTGGTTTTTAAAAGAAATTAAAATGCTGGTCCAAATGGAAGACCAGTTGATGAAATACAATTTACCCGAAGATATTCCTGTCAATTTTTTCAAAGAACTCAAAAAAAGCGGATACAGCGATGCCCAGATTGCCTGGTTAATGCGGGTGGAAGAAGAAGACGTTACCAAACAAAGATTGAAATTAAACATCCGGAGAGTTTACAAACTTGTCGACACTTGTGCGGCAGAATTTGAAGCCAAGACGCCCTATTACTATTCCAGTTTTGATTCTGAAAACGAAAGTGTTTCACATCCTAAGAAAAAAATAATTGTCCTGGGCTCAGGACCCAATCGCATTGGACAAGGTATTGAGTTCGATTATTGCTGTGTGCATGGCGTCATGGCCATTCGCGAAGAAGGATTGGAAGCGATTATGGTGAATTGTAATCCTGAAACCGTTTCAACGGATTTTGACATAGCCGACAAACTATATTTCGAACCCATTTACTGGGAGCATCTCGAGGAGATCATCGAACATGAAAAACCCGAAGGAATCATTGTGCAGCTTGGTGGACAAACTGCTTTAAAACTTGCTGAAAAAATTCACAAAAAAGGCATCCCTATTATAGGTACGGATTACAACAACATGGACATTGCAGAAGATCGCGGGCGATTTTCGGACCTGTTGAAAGAAATGGGGATTCCGTATCCAAAATATGGTGTAGCAACGGATGCTGATGAGGCCCTTGGAGTCGCAAGAAACATTGGATATCCGGTATTGGTGAGACCATCGTACGTACTTGGTGGACAGCGAATGAGAATTGTCATCAACGATGAAGAACTCGAACGACATGTACTCTCCATTTTCAAACATATGCCCGATAATAAGGTATTGATCGATCAGTTTCTCGAACGTGCCAAAGAAGCGGAGATCGATGCCATTTGCGATGGTGAAGATGTACACATCATGGGAATTATGGAGCACATCGAACCTGCCGGTATTCACTCCGGCGATAGTTCGGCAGTCCTCCCACCATACAGCCTGAGTGAAGCTTCTGTACAAACCATGATTGAATATGCAAAAGCCATAGCTTTCCGGTTGAATATCCGGGGACTGATCAATATCCAATTTGCTATCAAAGGCGATCAGGTTTTTGTGATCGAAGCCAATCCAAGAGCATCGAGGACCACACCTTTTATTGCCAAGGCCTATCAGGTGCCTTATTTAAATATGGCTACAAAAATTATGATGGGATATAAAAAGCTGAGTGACTTTCAAATTGTGCATAAGCTCCAGGGCTATGCCATCAAAGTACCTGTTTTTTCATTCAATAAATTTCCCGGTGTCGACATCAGCCTTGGACCCGAAATGAAATCAACCGGAGAAGCCATACATTTCATCAAAGATCTTTATGATCCTTACTTCAGAGAGATCGATGCGAAGCGGTATATGTATCTTACACGATAA